The DNA sequence CCATAactgcatattttggaaaacgatgatagGAAACTAGTTTCAAGCTTACATGGATTAGTAAGGATGGCccttagaaaaaaattaatataaaatcgAATAGAAACGAAAACATTACAATAGAGCATaacatgaatttaaaaaaagacaaactaaaatagaaaacaatgactaaaaagacttaatttataacataatagaaataaaataacatttataatataataattgtgTGTGGACAAGTTAGTTATAagctaacataaaaaaaatatttctttagagAATTTGTTAAGGCAAGAAGGCCTTATAAGACTTTGTAGCATGTGCAAGGTCTATTCTTCCCTTCATTTGATTTTCAGCTTATGCACCACATCCCacacatttgttgttgttgttgttgtttttttatgtgaataCTTGTAGCTTGTCTGATTTCAAATGAATAAAGGTTCCGAGTAAAGCTAATGTTTgtttataaaaatgcaattgatAAGTTTGAGTAGGGCTGCACacttatgacaaaaatcataattgttgattattgcccttgatattgtaatcacaaTTATTAATGATGATTAATAGATTAAATTACTGTGATGTCACTAAGCAGGCAACTGTGCTGGCAGGTTCTTCAGAATATCAGGTGGTTATGGGCTGCAGtttattttaagcattaaatactgtaataatgtttgttaatgttactaaaggttattataaaggtatatctatggtttacagtgaagaaatgtaTGTAGATTCTTTCTGAACTATTGACAAAGCCAGTTTTAACTTCAGTCAGTATGCCTGTGTGTCATGTAACAGGTTGCTGTATACAGATCCTCACACATTTAACGCACATCCAAAGCCTGAAAATTGTGCCATAAAAATCAAAAACTACCGTCAGACacgcaatatgtgtctttactgcttaaattattggtccacatgcagtaaataataaaatttgaCATTTTCAATAGTCAAACTGAACAGCCAATTTAGATTGAACTTCCTTACTGCATTTCAAATCCCGTATTGTGATCTTGTTCccataagatcatcgttagatcatatttggcctcaaatctgtcacagcggttgcactttggaaagtaAGATCAGCCTGTTTGTGTGATTTGTTAAAAtttaaatctaccaacagcagttgTGGGTCAAATAAGAATTTATTTGAGCAGACACGATAACAATGACGATGGTCTGTGAAATTTGAAGTTCAACAATTTTTCTATGTCCAAAACGTCCAAAACAAGCTGACTTCAAAACAAGctactttgttgttttttttaagctgcACACAAAAATCGAGCAACCCAATAATATTCAAACACTCCTGTTCTGCACTCACAAATGCTCTCATAATAAATATAgttgtttaaacaacacaataagtCATTTATTTAGTCCCTGCCTGTACCTTGATTATAACGGTCTGGGAAAATAATTCCAAATTGTTCAcctttgttctacagcttctttttgagtgtcaggtgatgtttctttagCACTAATTTTCGGATGCCATCTCAAACCGAGATGAAATATACTGCAAATCAAGTATCTGGACATCAGACTATTCCAAACTTGCGCATAAGGAttggttgtcattactgataggactgtACTTGTAGACTCGCTgcgtctctgattggccattgccatttcattgctcaacgcacatgtctgggattggttagaaattcaaccactgcaaaaacatgTTCTAAACAGAAACCATTAATGCAACAGAGTAGACTTAAATGCTGTAATCATCaattttcacgattacataatcgtgagAGCCGTAATCGTAATCGCGATTTGTTTTTCGATTAATTATGCAGCCCTAAGTTTCAGTCCAGGGCAGTATAACTTCAGTATCATGCCTGTATCATCGTTCACTTGCCCCCTTTCAAAGGCCTACTGCTGCAGCCCTGATCCAATGGAATTACCCAGCTGCCTTTGTTTTGCCAGAACATTCTTCACACCTTGTGATGGTATTGAGCTCCATTCCTGTGGCTTTCTGGCCCGACCAACAGTGGCAAAGACAAGAGAGAGTGGAGACAGATAGAGGAAAAGAAGCCTTTTGATTGTGGATTGGTGTGAGTTTTGTCACAGGATTGTTATCAGTGAATCAGCTCTCCTGGTGAGACAGCTGTAGGCTATAGCAAGGTTAAAGTTGGCACAGAATTATAGGGATATCTGCTTCAGATGTAAACAGACACAAAGTATTACAGTAGATGGCCTTGTGAGACTGTATTTTTGAGCTGAAATGTGTCCACAGGTACATATCAGCCAAAAACCTTGCCAATGTAAAGGCTAGGGTTGTACATGAGTATAATTGTGAAAGCACAATTGTGTCACTTAACTTGTTAtgtaaatggttttttttttctaaaaaggctcttaagtgttttatttttttggcatggTTGTGCTATAATTTTATGTGGTATCTTGCGGTCCAATTCTTCAGACAGCAGGATGCATTATTTTCCCAAACAGGTAGATGTGAGCACAACTCAATGCAACAAAATGGATCcgttacatattaaaataatttttttatagactttttttgttttgttttttgttcttgagTACTCTGATTTATCTGGTGTACACAAGTAGACAAATGTACCAGAATGCCCATCCCCAGTAAATGTTATTTCACTGTGAAAGAAATCTGCAAGGAGTCATTTACAACTTTATACAATAAACATTTCAGTGCTACCAGCCTTCTGTTCTGATACTCTGTTAGAATAAACCATTTCATCTCCATCTACCACACTGACCTCCAACAATGACCTCCAGAAGATCAGAGCAGGCATGAATAAAACATGGACCATGAATGTGATCTCTGTAGGGAGATCAGGCCTCTGGGCAGCGCATTAGAAAACCATTTCAGTTCGGCTAGGCGCACACAGGTTCTGTCACACATCTGCCATGCTCACCTTTtcctttattactttttcatagcTGAGACCAAGTGTGAGAGGGACATGTCCTTTCAATATGTGGGACTTGTCCTTGGACACAAGTTTAACGGAGTGCTTTGGTGAAAAGACATCAGTGTTTTTAGATGGCAGCCACTGGACAGACCTGTCAAAAGCACAcagatgcagagagagagagacactaaaAGCTTTCCTAGGTGTACTGACTGATATGTTGAAGGCATTTCCACTAAAAGCCTCAGGGATTATTGTCTGTAAACTAGTGAGGGATGGgatttttactgtgttttaaCTGTGGGTTTGCTTGTAGTATTGTattattttcagacattttcataatcaatcgccatggaaattaacgatcaattaatcGTTAACGTTAATATCGCAAAACACACGTGGAGAACTCCAAATTATATGTGCAAGTAGCCTactgattaaatataatttaaattaatacacttaagaaatgcaagaaTTGGCATTTTccttcttaaaatattcttagttctttgtatttaaatacatttaggtTTAATTTCTGTTAATGAAATAACTTCTATCTTCGGTATCTTAAGTTATATCACTTGTAtacatttgagttcattaaaacttcacgttgtggatTGTGGGATATTTCAGACCTTTGGACTTATTTTCTTATTAGAAATGAagtctgggggcctgggtagctcagcgagcaaagacgctgactaccacccctggagtcgtgagtttgaatccagggtgttctgagtgaatccagccaggtctcctaagcaaccaaattggcccagttgctagggagggtagagtcatatagggtaacctcctcatggtcgcgattagtggttctcgctctcaatggggcgtgttgTAAGTTGTGGgaggatcgtggagagtagcatgagcctccacatgcgtggTGTCCagagtgtcatgcacaatgagccacatgataagatatattgacggtctcagaagcggacttgtcctccgccacccggattgaggtgagtaaccgtaccACCACggggacttactaagtagtgggaattgggcattccaaattggaagaaattggccatcacaaagccctgacctcaatacgatagaatatttgtgggcagaactgagaaagtgtgtgcgagcaaagaggcctacaattccagcagcttattgtgagaagcttgtggaaggctacccaaaatgtctgacccaagttaaacaatttaaaggcaatgctaccaaatactaacaaagtgtatataaacttctgactcactgggaatgtgatgaaagaaataaaagctgaaataaatcattctctctactattattctgacatttcacattcttaaaataaagtagtgatcctaactgacctaagacagggaatgttttctacgattaaatgtcaggacttgtgaaaaactgagtttaaatgtatttggctaaggtgtctgtaaacttctgacttaactgTAGTTATGTGgtataaccaacatgtaggtattcatgttgttgtcatgtgacaaaaaaaactgagaaaattcctttagaccctcaagactgtgaagttttttaaaaatataattattttgctaATATTTTTCAACTTGcaaaatatgtttaaaacctTTTGAAATTAAAGATAAAGTTGCGTACACTCATATATTAAAGTTTCAAGGATAttaatttaaaagtattttaataccattTACTTGATTGTTAgacatgatattttttttatattttttggtcAAAATTGTGAAACCAGCATGGattcaaagattacatttctgcaaACTTGACACAtgatttaaactagatttttaaaagatcaccttgaacaaccttatttgtcaatgatccattacagtatatacatataatgtttgtttgcagtaacactttacaagttGTAGATGTTAACATATGTCATGAACTTACAGTACAATGAACAgtacatttacagtatttgtgAATCTTGGTTTATATTAAATTCTAaatatactaatatttttttaattgaaagttTTATACATtaacttatttaattaattatgaaCTAACAGGAACTGAACATAATTGtatgtttataaattaatattaaccaagattaataaatgttctaAAAACTAATGTTCACATATGGAACCTTATAGTAAGTGTTAGcatagcattttcttttttatgctTTCTTTACAAACGAAAGGTAAAATTAAACTTATTGAACTATAAATTCATGAATGTACTTTTGTTGAAAACTGCAGCATATGGTGCAAACATTactgatttgtttataattttcaacCCATGCTAACTGCTTTCAAGACATGAAGTCATTCTCGCAGTTTCGGCAGAACCTCATCTATGTTAGTTAGCTAGATAATGTACCCTTGTCGACATATATTTAAATGAGCACAATTCGCAAAAATTTACGACATGGCAAAAATCCAATTATAAAACAACAAGGCATAAAAACAACAATTCTTCCATGGAGTAATATAGTTAATTGGCTTAATTGTCAACTGAATATGGTTACCAAACAACGTAGAAGCTTGGCACATTAATATAGTTAAATTGATGCATAGCCACAGGTATGTGCATATCTCAGCAATTTCATTGTGAACATGGCACATCCAATTAGATTTTAGAGCCAGTACCATTTGTTTCTGAAAGTCAGGTAGACCTATGTATCAGGGGTGGTGTTTACATATGGCAGACTATGGCAGTTTCCATACCCTAGCATGCAGACAAAACCGGGAAAATATATGCCTCATTAAGATGTAGTTTGCTCGTCATTTCAGCCTGTGTTGGCCTTGTTTCCCCAAAGCATTATAAGCCCAATTATATCTTAGAAATGACCGTAtgaatcatgaatgaatgaatgttacatttgtatagcgctttttctgacactacactcaaagtgctttacatagtgaacaggggactctcttcagccaccaccagtgtgcagcatccacctggatgatgcagcGGCAGCCATAatgcgccagtacactcaccacacaccagctattggtggagaggaaagagtagagttatagagccaattaatggatgggtattattaagaggccatgattgagaagggcaaatggggggaatttggccaggacaccggggttacacgcctactctttacgagaagtgccctgggatttttaatgactacagagagtcaggacctcggtttaacatctcatccaaaggacggaTCATCTTAGAATTATGGGCTGTTTTTCTAAAAGCATTGTAATTTAACTGCTTGAAAATGGCCGTAGATCTAGTGTTCTGGAGTAAGGACATATCTGaattatgcagacacctgcaggacaattgtGAAGTTACACCTCATAcaatttaatacagttaatgtcTTACATGCACTTTATTCAGACGTATACAATGAGACCATAAtactttaatttgtaattttctttatatttaaataGAACATAATTATAAAGGTCTACTTATATTAATTAACCTACATAGgcctattttatttaatttttttggtctaatatataataatatatagtttaaaattatggcataaaatagatcaatgaaagaaaaaaacaaagaatttttggtaaaataattcAATAgcataaatcaataaattactGACACATATTTGTGTGCAGGACCAAAGTGGCCACATGAttgaattacaaattaaattcagaGGGAATTGAGATGTTTTATATTATGCACTTGCAATAGGCCCACTGCCAACTCAGTATACATATTTGTGTAAACGAAACACTGAAAATGTACTTATGATGAACAAAGCATTGATTGTACTGTACTGATCGTacagtaataataacaaaaatatgttGTTAATTAGTTTAAGATAATTACTTTAAACCTTTCCCAGCTTTGTAAAttacatgtaaaatgtataaagttatgcatcaatttataaaaaaaatacaattacaagAGACACTACACGGTTATCCAAGGGTTTTTTGCCATACCCTAGGTTTTtgtgaaatgcagccgctgctatGTATATACAGAGTGAAGGAGTGGCTTGTTTAGTTGCTGAAGCTACGAACCCGTATGCTGTGATGTCCACGTGCCCAGCTGTAGTCATGAGTGAAGCTTTCCCTGTTTAATCCTCTGCAAGATAGCTGTTGCTGCAGCACAGCAGCTCAAATCCCTGTCACAAGCCTGCAGTCACTGTTTAACATCTGCATTCTGATTATGTGTGTTTCTCTCTGGCTTCAGCGCTCATATCTTCATTATGAGACACGTGTGTTACTATACTATGAGATACTATACTATGCAGGGCCTATAGTATAGTACTATACTATGATGTGCTGtagtatactatactataccatactatactatactatggtATTCTATACTATGCAGGGCCTGTAGTATAGTACTATACTATGCTGTGCTGtagtatactatactataccatactatactatactatggtATTCTATACTATGAAGGGCCTATAGTATAGTAGTATACTATACTGTGCTATTGTATACAATTCcatgtgtttgtgtataatgATGTGCATAATTTGAATATATGAATATCAACTCCAGTGAATACCTATTCTGCTACAAGCTTTTCTGATTTCTTGAGGTTGGCATTTATACACTTATGCCTGTCACTGTAAACAATCTGACTCTGATAAACTTCCTTGCCTCCTTTCTCTCTGTCCTTAGGGCTTTTTCCGAAGAAGTATTCAGAAGAACATGGTGTACACTTGCCACAGAGAGAAAAGTTGTATCATCAACAAAGTCACCCGAAACCGCTGCCAGTACTGCAGACTGCAGAAGTGTCTGGAAGTGGGCATGTCTAAAGAATGTGAGTACTTGTCTTagtctgtatgtctgtgtgtggtatgtatgtgtgtggatTGTGGTTTTATTATTCTGTCAGGTCTTGTACTGTACTATGTTTATTTTACTTCACCACAACATCCTATACTACACTTTATTTACTATACTGCGCTTTCCAGGGCATTTACTCTAATATGAGGGCTTGTAGCAATGTATATACTATGCCGTGAGTCTATACTACATTTTGTTTGTTATACTATGCCAATGCTATGAGAGCCTATAGTATACTATTTATAACATTCCAATGCTTATAGTATAATACTGTACTATGCTGTACTATACTATGAGATACTATACTATGCAGGACCTATAGTAAAGTACTATACTATGTTGTGCTATAGTATactataccatactatactatactatggtATTCTATACTATGCAGGGCCTATATTAtagtactatactatactgtgctATAGTATACTATACCATGCTATTGTACAGTACTATACAGGGCCTATACTTTGCTATGCTATACAATACTATACTAAACTATACTGTACTGTGTTTATGATACACTACTATCCATCTGTAATATAAGGGCTTAAAGCTATTATACATTGCCCTTGTTATATGATGTgttctatactatactgtactgtattatGCTGTACTATATAAGGTGTATACTCTCTAAGGTGTATACTATGCCATGAGAGTCTATATTACATTCTGTTTATTATACTATGCCAATGCAATGAGAGCCAATAGAGTACTATGTTTTCATAAAGCACTATACTTTCCAGGACCTATAGTATACTATGCTATTCTATAATATGCTATGCTATATTATACTAAACTAAACTATACTTTACTATACTGTTTATTATACAATACTGTTCAGGGCCTATACTATACTGTGTTTGTTATACAGTACTATCCAGGGCCTATActatattgtttattgtacaatACTATCCAGCACCTATTCAGTGTTTTCTAAACTACACTATGCAGGCCTGTTACCAGATATTTTAGTTTTCATGTAAGGTAAGCCCGCTATCCCCACCTACGGGACACGGTACAGAAGTGAATGCCTAATTAtcttttttctaaatatttgccaGCATTAATTAATTAGATCACACTTGTGATTGACTTAATCATATTTCATATTGGTGGTACACTTATGCTTGTATGATAGTCTTATCTGTAAACATAATGTTGGTAGGTTGCTGTGTTGTTAGGCTCAGTAGTGTGTGCATTTTGGCATCTGTAGGAAACTAACAGACATTTCAGGGCACGAGGAATGATAAATAATAAAGCTATATTAACTTTAAATGAGTGATGTTTAAGAATGTATGATAATATAACACTTAACATGGTTTCCCTACTTGAAAAGCATTTTGTGCTTTTTAATCTTTAATTATTAGTCACACAAAGTGGCATTGTTTTTGCTACTCTGCTCTATCTACGTCACAGTAAGAATTTTAACACTTAAGTTGGATTTAGTAGCTTTAGTTTTTGCTTTCAATAATAGAGATTGCATGTTCTTGTGTTCTGAAGATATCAGCTTTTGGCATGAAAGTGCTAATATAGTGTTCCATACCAAACCATAGCATGCCGTTTCTCTCATAACAGGATGAAATCTCTGCCTCAGATTTGTTATTTTGCATATTTCATTCTCTCCTCACAGTTATAATGGCGCACTCTTGTCACCATAAAGTTGTTTGCAAGCAGGTTTTGTCTTTCTGCACATGTTGTGTCATGAAAGATTACCTCCCTGCACTAATAGTTCTTTAATGGCTCCATTAGATTGTGTTTTCCAAGCCCACGCTGGCACCCAGCTCCCTCTGGAGAAATGAATATGTAGCTGTGGGGAGAAGCGAGGGAAAATCATTCTTTACCACCCCTCTCTCgctatctgtttctctgtttgtgtgtgtttgtgtttgtgtgtgtgtgtgtgtgtgtgtgtgtgtgtgtgtggatgggtttgggtggtttatgaggacatttttttaaggttacaaactggaaattacaagggtattatgctataaatgtggtttatgaggacatttctagtgtccctataattcaaatcgcttaaaaaacatactaaatgatgtaaaaatgcagaacgttttttgtgagggttaggtttaggggatagaatctatagttcatacagtataaacatcattatgtctatggagagtcctcataaggatagccgcaccagtgtgtgtgagtgtgtgtgtgtgtgtgtgtgtgtgtgtgtgtgtgtgtgtgtgtgtgtgtgtgtgtgtgtgtgtgtgtgtggaggagtgAAAAGAAGAGCCATTGAGTTATCTTTAGACAAAGAATGGGATTCTGACCAAGAAAACACAAGATAATCGAATGATTGAGACTGAGGACAAGAAAAAACAGAGATTGTGAGCTTCCAGgaaatggagagagaaagagagagagagagggaagggaGGAATGCAGGCGCAGAGGGATAGCCCGTTTAAAGCTCTTTAAAGCAGGGTGATATTTGTCATGTGATGTGATTAGATTAGGTTTGATTTTAGTGAAAGCAGAGGTCATTTGTCACAGTTATTAACAGCCACCCACATTAATTTCTCATCTCTACACTGCGCACACCATCAGCACATCTGTGTGTGCGTGATGAAACAATGTGTAGGTTAATGCTGATGTTTTATGAATGCATGTATAATGGCAGTttgcttgaatttttttttacaatgtagggATTGGTCAGGATGTTTGATTAGCTGTCAAAAAGCCGACTAGATAATTGTCTAGTGAGTTTATCTAGATTTTGATTTTAAGCTAATATTTTTAACAGTGATTCTCTGAAGGGAATGAATTTAAAGACAGTTGTTACATTGTGTAGAAAAAGCACCGCTTTTGTAACTAATTCGCCACCTTATAAAAAAAGACAATTAGTGTCAGACTTCAAATGGTTATCTGTGAGCAATGTTCTTGTTAATATGCATAATTTGTGAGGACTATGAtgaatatgtagttttgcacatctttAATATAATGGCATTTACTCTTAGTATTTGAGGCAAATGGTGCACTGGTTTCATAAAGGGTGTTTTTGTGAAGAGGAGGAATTACTCTTAACTCTGTTCCCAGTTTCACATTTAGAGACAGGAAGAccttaaagaattttatcttccTTTTATGCTTGTTGAGCAATGGAAACTCCCAAACGTTAAGCTCCATTTGAACTGTCACATCAAAGCTCAAAGCACATCAAAGTTCAcattcatctctctctttctctctggaaAAACTAAAAGGAATATATCAGTGAGAAATTCTCCTCTTTTTTCTGTATTTCTCTATCCTTGTCCCTTTTCCTATATATAGGGCCTGTGTATTGATCCATATGTCCTCTTGTTCACATACTGAATTCTTTCCCCTGCTctttcatttgttgttgtttcaaAGTAAATTGGCTGCCAAAATGATTGAATCACAACAAgaacatacagatataaaagagGTTTTACAGTGTAGGACAGGAGCTGTTTACATCATGCATTCCCATCCGCTTACCAGATAAAGTGGGTGTTACTGCCATCTTGTGGTAAATGTTTTCATGCAGGAGACACACTGTACTGCCATACAGTTCACAATGGTCTCTTtctgtaatgtatttaaaatgacaataaactgaTTGCTGTTTTAATTCCTGCAGCTGTTCGAAATGACCGGAACAAGAGGAAGAAGGATGAGAAGAAGCAGGAGTGTACAGAGAGTTACGTCTTAAGTCCTGATACAGAGCAGATGATTGAACGGGTGAGGAAGGCTCACCAGGAAACCTTCCCCTCCCTCTGCCAGTTGGGCAAATACACCACGGTAAGTCAGAGCAGCTCTTAGCTGCTGTGTCCTGAACTGGATGGAACTGTCGGAAATGACTTGTGCTCTCAGCGATTAGACCACAGTTGAGCAAACGCACTCTTGTTATCTCTCAGAACAACAGCGCTGATCACAGGGTCTCCCTGGACGTTGACCTGTGGGACAAGTTCAGTGAACTCTCCACCAAATGCATCATTAAAACGGTGGAGTTCGCCAAGCAGCTGCCTGGCTTCACCACGCTCACTATCGCAGATCAGATCACCTTGTTAAAGGCAGCTTGCCTCGATATCCTGGTAAGCGCAGCCTTTTAAAGCATATTCGGACTCATTCTTGAGTCCAAGTCTtacataatatgaaaatgaatgaatagatTTACAAACACATTTGTGGCAATGTGTAAGCTAATTAGTAATTGGCTAAAGTTCTGCATCGTCTTTGTCTGTTATTGTCTTCCACAGATTCTACGAATATGCACACGCTACACACCTGATCAGGACACCATGACGTTTTCTGATGGTCTGACACTGAACCGCACGCAGATGCACAATGCTGGCTTCGGTCCACTTACAGA is a window from the Myxocyprinus asiaticus isolate MX2 ecotype Aquarium Trade chromosome 13, UBuf_Myxa_2, whole genome shotgun sequence genome containing:
- the rarab gene encoding retinoic acid receptor alpha-B isoform X3 translates to MVYTCHREKSCIINKVTRNRCQYCRLQKCLEVGMSKESVRNDRNKRKKDEKKQECTESYVLSPDTEQMIERVRKAHQETFPSLCQLGKYTTNNSADHRVSLDVDLWDKFSELSTKCIIKTVEFAKQLPGFTTLTIADQITLLKAACLDILILRICTRYTPDQDTMTFSDGLTLNRTQMHNAGFGPLTDLVFAFANQLLPLEMDDAETGLLSAICLLCGDRQDLEQSDKVDVLQEPLLEALKIYVRKRRPHKPHMFPKMLMKITDLRSISAKGAERVITLKMEIPGSMPPLIQEMLENSEGLEGGGGARGGAPPGSCSPSLSPSSAHSSPSTHSP